From Salvia splendens isolate huo1 chromosome 16, SspV2, whole genome shotgun sequence, a single genomic window includes:
- the LOC121769819 gene encoding transcription factor MYB108-like encodes MEQRGKVRGDYSEEEMDLRRGPWTVEEDFTLINYIAHHGEGRWNSLARCAGLKRTGKSCRLRWLNYLRPDVRRGNITLEEQLLILELHSRWGNRWSKIAQHLPGRTDNEIKNYWRTRVQKHAKQLKCDVNSKQFKDAMRYLWMPRLVERIQAASAAATAAPLPSSAAVNYHLTDSGSFGQPHNMVNSQTTPENSSAAVSASSDSFNHNQDQCYAAADQISYGGDNQQSVTNQTDYFNQGLDFSSSQWMDCGGDNLWDVEDMFFLQNQFNSNV; translated from the exons CCGGAGAGGTCCATGGACCGTTGAAGAAGACTTCACCCTCATCAACTACATCGCTCATCACGGCGAAGGCCGCTGGAACTCCCTCGCCCGCTGCGCTG GTCTAAAGCGTACCGGAAAGAGCTGCAGGCTGAGGTGGCTGAACTACCTCCGCCCCGACGTCCGCCGCGGCAACATCACCCTAGAAGAGCAGCTTCTCATCCTCGAGCTCCATTCTCGTTGGGGAAATCG GTGGTCGAAAATCGCGCAGCATCTGCCGGGGAGGACAGACAACGAGATCAAGAACTACTGGCGCACACGGGTGCAAAAGCATGCGAAGCAGCTGAAATGTGACGTGAACAGCAAGCAATTCAAGGACGCCATGCGCTACCTTTGGATGCCGAGGCTGGTGGAGCGAATCCAAGCCGCCTcggccgccgccaccgccgcgcCGCTGCCTTCCTCCGCCGCCGTAAACTACCACCTTACCGACAGCGGCAGTTTCGGGCAGCCTCACAACATGGTCAACTCTCAGACGACGCCGGAGAACTCCAGCGCCGCCGTCTCCGCCTCCTCCGACTCTTTCAACCACAACCAAGACCAGTGCTACGCTGCGGCGGATCAGATTAGCTACGGCGGCGATAATCAGCAATCTGTGACGAATCAAACCGACTACTTTAACCAAGGGTTGGATTTCAGCAGCAGTCAGTGGATGGATTGTGGAGGTGACAATTTGTGGGATGTGGAGGACATGTTTTTCTTACAAAACCAGTTCAATAGCAATGTTTAA